A window of Clostridium sp. 'White wine YQ' contains these coding sequences:
- a CDS encoding response regulator transcription factor, with translation MPSLFNKQINILIVDDEESIVEFIKMGLEAEGFTVHIAFDGNEAIKLAKEVSPQIIILDIMLPGINGYEVCLEIKKFIKTSIIMLTARDDVDDRVKGLDLGADDYMIKPFSFKELLARINVRLRNSFPELADLLSIGDFSIDNGAHEICYKDKLLELSPTEYNLLKYLLINNGLVLSKSTILENVWGFDFNGEMNIVEVYIRYLRDKIGDKDHNIIRTVRGAGYKVAIQ, from the coding sequence ATGCCTTCACTTTTTAATAAACAAATAAATATTCTAATAGTTGATGATGAAGAAAGTATTGTTGAGTTTATAAAAATGGGATTAGAAGCTGAAGGATTTACAGTTCATATAGCCTTTGATGGAAATGAAGCTATAAAATTAGCTAAAGAAGTGAGTCCTCAGATTATTATTTTAGATATAATGCTTCCTGGTATTAATGGATACGAAGTTTGCTTAGAAATCAAAAAATTTATAAAAACATCTATCATAATGTTAACTGCAAGAGATGATGTAGATGATAGGGTTAAAGGATTGGATTTAGGTGCTGATGACTATATGATTAAACCCTTTAGCTTTAAAGAACTTCTAGCAAGGATAAATGTTAGACTTAGAAATAGTTTTCCTGAATTAGCTGATCTTCTATCAATAGGCGACTTTTCTATAGACAATGGTGCTCATGAAATTTGCTATAAAGATAAACTACTTGAATTATCACCCACTGAATATAATTTACTTAAATACCTACTAATAAATAATGGTCTTGTACTTAGTAAATCTACTATTCTAGAAAATGTTTGGGGATTTGATTTCAATGGAGAAATGAATATTGTAGAGGTATATATTAGATACCTAAGAGATAAAATTGGAGACAAAGATCACAATATAATTCGCACAGTTCGAGGAGCTGGTTATAAGGTGGCGATACAATGA
- a CDS encoding FAD:protein FMN transferase translates to MLWFKKSKDNIPIIKCSYMLGTIINLKVYGENAEKGIDKSLKRIQEIDDKMSVFKEDSEVSKINKNAGVYMQKVSKDTYYVLETSLKYSDMSKGTFDPTIRPLVDIWGFGRGIQEVPNKEKIEKALKLVNYKDISINKDEKSIGLNNKDQSIDLGAVAKGFAADETRDILLKNKVKSAVIDLGGNIFTLGSNLDGDTWRIGIQDPVKPTGTYMGVISVRNKSIVTSGNYERFFISGGKRYHHILDPKTGFPSENGVISVTIVSDNSIDGDALSTCAYVMGLEEGYKLIQSIPNVDAIFITEDKKIYITDGIKNNFKLVNMEYIVA, encoded by the coding sequence TTGTTATGGTTCAAAAAGAGTAAAGATAATATTCCTATTATTAAGTGTTCATATATGCTTGGCACAATAATTAACTTAAAAGTATATGGAGAAAATGCCGAAAAAGGTATCGACAAAAGCTTAAAAAGAATACAAGAGATAGACGATAAGATGTCGGTTTTTAAAGAAGATAGTGAAGTTTCAAAAATAAATAAAAATGCTGGAGTATATATGCAAAAGGTAAGCAAGGATACTTACTATGTTCTTGAAACTTCATTAAAATACTCAGATATGTCTAAGGGTACTTTTGATCCAACAATTAGGCCTTTGGTTGATATTTGGGGGTTCGGTAGAGGAATACAGGAAGTTCCTAATAAAGAGAAAATAGAAAAAGCCCTGAAACTTGTTAATTATAAGGACATTAGTATTAATAAAGATGAAAAATCTATTGGGCTTAATAACAAGGATCAATCAATAGACTTAGGAGCAGTTGCAAAAGGGTTTGCTGCAGATGAAACAAGAGATATTTTATTAAAAAATAAGGTGAAGAGTGCAGTTATAGATTTAGGGGGGAATATCTTTACACTTGGCAGTAACTTAGATGGAGATACATGGAGGATAGGAATACAAGATCCAGTAAAACCAACAGGAACATATATGGGGGTAATTTCTGTTAGAAATAAATCCATAGTTACATCAGGAAATTATGAAAGATTTTTTATATCTGGAGGGAAAAGATATCATCATATTTTAGACCCCAAAACAGGTTTTCCTTCTGAAAATGGAGTAATAAGCGTAACTATCGTCTCAGATAATTCCATTGATGGCGATGCGCTCTCAACCTGTGCATATGTTATGGGATTAGAGGAAGGGTATAAATTAATTCAATCTATACCAAATGTTGATGCGATATTTATAACCGAAGATAAGAAAATTTATATTACTGATGGTATCAAGAACAACTTTAAATTAGTTAATATGGAGTATATAGTAGCTTAG
- a CDS encoding FMN-binding protein — protein MANLSKKIYKIQIARKIVQIIGLILFPGVFILTFSEIRDIYQGIISGNFSFIQMIGKSVEVITVIPITIFLGRFFCGWLCAFGTLNDFLYLISNKVFKLRFRVNETVDTVLKTIKYLILLFIVYFIWTEKSTLFESSSPWDAFAQLPQFSDAISQYTIGSIILLLIIIGSLFIERFFCRYLCPLGAIFTFTSKLRIFDISKKRDKCGKCRICTNNCSMGIPMYESDKIRSGECINCFKCLDVCPRKNTKAEICGENVSPALAACVAIGGLTVLYAGGNALSKTIENTSITQSQKNNITSSLKTNNQSKKYKDGTYIGTGSGYRPRLQVAVTIKDGKISNIEIGSNNETPRFAARPFNIVPSEIIEAQSTDVDGVSGATRSSNGIKEAVEDALSQAEDTSTTVDTNIQNNNETTNNSSTNDTSSVSNNKNTNSNAQTGGNNSTQNSQSQYKDGVYEGTGRGYRPNLQVSVTIQNGKISSVEIGDNNETPRFAERVFENLPSEIVNAQSTDVDGVSGATRSSNGIKAAVEDALSKAKI, from the coding sequence ATGGCTAATTTAAGTAAAAAGATATATAAAATTCAAATAGCAAGAAAGATTGTACAAATCATTGGGTTAATACTTTTTCCGGGAGTATTTATTTTAACTTTTAGTGAAATAAGGGACATATATCAAGGAATAATAAGTGGAAATTTTAGTTTTATACAAATGATTGGAAAGTCTGTGGAAGTAATTACAGTAATTCCAATAACAATATTTTTGGGTAGATTTTTTTGCGGTTGGTTATGCGCTTTTGGAACTTTAAATGATTTTCTTTATCTAATCTCAAATAAGGTATTTAAGTTAAGGTTTAGAGTAAATGAAACCGTAGATACTGTATTAAAAACAATAAAATACTTGATACTACTTTTTATTGTCTATTTCATTTGGACTGAAAAAAGCACTTTATTTGAATCATCTAGTCCTTGGGATGCATTTGCTCAATTGCCTCAGTTTAGTGATGCAATATCACAGTATACAATAGGTTCAATAATTCTTCTTTTAATCATAATTGGCTCATTATTTATTGAAAGGTTTTTTTGCAGGTATCTTTGTCCACTAGGAGCAATTTTTACTTTTACATCTAAATTGAGAATATTCGACATTTCAAAGAAAAGAGATAAATGTGGAAAGTGTAGAATATGTACAAATAATTGTTCAATGGGAATACCCATGTATGAAAGTGACAAAATAAGAAGCGGTGAATGTATTAATTGCTTTAAATGCTTAGATGTTTGCCCAAGGAAAAATACAAAAGCTGAAATATGTGGTGAAAATGTAAGCCCAGCATTAGCTGCTTGTGTAGCAATAGGAGGGTTAACAGTACTATATGCGGGTGGAAATGCATTGAGTAAAACTATAGAAAATACATCAATAACACAAAGTCAGAAAAATAATATAACTAGTAGCTTAAAAACAAATAATCAATCTAAAAAATACAAGGATGGAACCTATATTGGGACTGGAAGTGGTTATAGACCAAGACTTCAAGTTGCTGTTACTATTAAAGATGGCAAAATATCTAATATTGAAATAGGCTCTAATAATGAAACTCCTAGATTTGCAGCTAGACCCTTTAACATAGTTCCTAGTGAAATAATTGAAGCTCAATCTACAGATGTTGATGGAGTATCAGGAGCAACAAGAAGCAGTAATGGAATTAAAGAAGCAGTGGAAGATGCATTAAGTCAGGCAGAAGATACATCAACTACAGTAGATACTAATATACAAAATAATAACGAAACTACAAATAATAGTTCAACAAATGATACAAGCTCTGTTTCAAATAATAAAAATACAAACTCAAACGCTCAAACAGGTGGAAATAATTCTACTCAAAATAGTCAATCACAATATAAGGATGGAGTGTATGAAGGAACAGGAAGAGGTTATAGACCAAACCTTCAAGTATCAGTAACAATACAAAATGGTAAAATTTCATCAGTTGAAATAGGAGACAATAATGAAACACCAAGATTTGCTGAAAGAGTATTTGAAAATTTACCTAGTGAAATTGTTAATGCACAATCAACTGATGTAGATGGGGTATCAGGAGCAACAAGAAGTAGTAACGGAATTAAAGCAGCAGTAGAAGATGCATTAAGTAAAGCGAAGATATAG
- a CDS encoding CDP-alcohol phosphatidyltransferase family protein, with translation MKKSLSKLPNIITSLRILLSIAFAYLILNQSTDLNKNFEAISLIFLGICFSDFIDGKIARKTGNTTVLGAKLDVFADLFYMTLSYSALIMAEKIHLWFLGFILIKFLEFTVTSNFMRNYNKESENLFVFDKLGRITAGSFYIIPGITCLLSFIAPYYGQSLIKYLLYLTLIAGIYSSSLRIKKCLEVKNINVLET, from the coding sequence ATGAAAAAATCACTTTCAAAATTGCCTAACATTATAACTAGTTTAAGGATATTACTATCAATTGCATTTGCATATTTAATTTTAAATCAAAGTACAGATTTAAATAAAAATTTTGAAGCAATTAGCTTAATATTTTTAGGTATCTGTTTCTCAGATTTTATAGATGGTAAAATAGCACGAAAGACAGGAAATACTACTGTACTTGGAGCTAAACTCGATGTTTTTGCTGATTTATTTTACATGACACTTTCTTATTCAGCATTAATAATGGCAGAAAAGATTCACTTATGGTTTTTAGGTTTTATATTGATTAAATTCTTAGAATTCACAGTGACATCTAATTTTATGAGAAATTATAATAAGGAGTCAGAGAATCTATTTGTTTTTGATAAGTTAGGAAGAATTACTGCTGGTAGTTTTTATATAATTCCTGGAATTACATGTTTGTTAAGTTTTATAGCTCCTTATTATGGACAAAGCCTAATTAAGTATTTACTTTATCTAACATTAATAGCTGGAATTTATTCTTCAAGCCTTAGAATAAAAAAATGTTTAGAGGTTAAAAACATAAATGTTTTAGAAACATAA
- a CDS encoding AI-2E family transporter — protein MKLDKRLLQYCLYAAGTVLLIYMCISTFNNLGSIFLLVSDTLSKAINLVKPLIIALVITYLIKPGVHAIEGFLESRKILKKASSRRTIGILIMYTLVLAVFLGIISGIYVMVGGKLSNNTTIANMTIYLTEHLNNSTLSVNSVTEKLESLNISIPDDLNSKIAQVVSSVQSYVSTSIGSITNFIVNLGGNIATFFIALVLSIYLIKDSEYFSDLWNKTFNLIFKKSNAGHKLKEIFNIIDNTFNNYIRGQLLEACMVGILSTIVLYFIGIDYAIVIGIIAGICNMIPYVGPLVGTVLAVVMALLSGEPITALYAVIGMLVVQQLDNNLLAPKIVGDSVGLHPVFTMLAILIGGNVGGLIGMLIAVPVAASIKILLSMWYSSYMKKAQE, from the coding sequence ATGAAATTAGATAAGAGATTATTACAATATTGTTTATATGCTGCAGGAACTGTACTTCTAATTTATATGTGTATTTCAACTTTTAATAACTTAGGAAGTATTTTTTTATTAGTTTCAGATACATTATCAAAAGCAATTAATTTAGTAAAACCATTAATTATTGCTTTAGTAATTACATACTTAATAAAACCAGGTGTACATGCCATTGAAGGATTTTTAGAGAGTAGGAAAATCTTAAAAAAAGCTTCTTCAAGAAGGACAATTGGTATCTTGATTATGTATACCTTAGTCTTAGCAGTTTTCTTAGGTATTATCTCTGGAATATATGTGATGGTAGGAGGAAAACTTTCAAATAATACAACCATAGCAAACATGACAATTTATCTAACAGAGCATTTGAATAATTCTACTTTATCTGTAAACTCTGTAACAGAAAAATTAGAAAGTCTAAATATTTCAATTCCAGATGATTTAAATAGCAAAATAGCTCAAGTTGTTAGTTCAGTTCAATCTTACGTTTCAACAAGCATAGGAAGTATAACAAATTTTATAGTTAACTTAGGTGGAAACATTGCTACATTTTTTATTGCATTAGTATTGAGTATCTATTTAATTAAGGATTCTGAATATTTTAGTGATTTGTGGAATAAGACATTCAATCTTATATTTAAGAAAAGTAATGCAGGCCATAAACTCAAAGAAATATTTAATATAATTGATAATACATTTAATAATTACATTAGAGGCCAACTTTTAGAGGCTTGTATGGTAGGGATTTTATCCACAATAGTTTTATATTTTATAGGAATTGATTATGCAATTGTAATAGGGATAATTGCAGGTATTTGTAATATGATTCCGTACGTAGGTCCACTTGTAGGTACTGTTCTTGCCGTGGTTATGGCATTACTTAGTGGAGAACCAATAACAGCATTGTATGCAGTTATTGGAATGCTTGTGGTTCAACAATTAGATAATAATTTACTAGCACCTAAGATTGTTGGAGATAGCGTTGGATTACATCCTGTGTTTACTATGCTAGCAATACTTATTGGAGGTAATGTTGGTGGATTAATAGGAATGCTAATAGCAGTACCTGTTGCAGCCTCAATAAAAATTTTATTAAGCATGTGGTATTCATCATATATGAAAAAAGCACAAGAATAA
- a CDS encoding nucleotidyltransferase family protein codes for MECNVLKAYNLDLSVQLDALEKILYSSDVIKTIIERAEELDIENYYIGAGCIAQTVWNYLSNKSLSYGIKDYDFVYFDSKNLNIEYENKVINKIRNLYTDIDIEIDIKNQARVHLWYMSHFGYDIAPYKSLEAAINTWPTTATAIGVRKDKNNKLKVYAPYGLNDLFGKVIRANKAQITKEIYEDKVEKWIEKWPDLKVIPWEK; via the coding sequence GTGGAATGTAATGTACTTAAAGCATATAACTTAGATTTAAGTGTGCAATTAGATGCTTTAGAAAAAATACTTTATTCAAGTGATGTTATAAAAACTATAATAGAAAGGGCAGAAGAGTTAGATATAGAAAACTATTATATAGGGGCGGGGTGCATAGCTCAAACTGTTTGGAATTATCTATCAAATAAGTCTTTGTCATATGGAATAAAAGATTATGATTTTGTATATTTTGATAGTAAAAACTTGAATATCGAATATGAAAACAAAGTAATTAATAAGATAAGAAACTTATATACTGATATAGATATAGAAATAGACATTAAAAATCAAGCAAGAGTTCATCTTTGGTACATGAGCCATTTTGGTTATGATATTGCACCGTATAAAAGTCTTGAAGCTGCAATAAATACATGGCCGACTACGGCTACTGCAATTGGCGTAAGAAAAGACAAAAATAATAAACTTAAGGTTTATGCACCATATGGATTAAATGATTTATTTGGTAAGGTTATAAGAGCTAATAAAGCTCAGATAACTAAAGAAATTTATGAAGATAAAGTAGAGAAATGGATAGAAAAGTGGCCAGATCTAAAGGTAATACCATGGGAAAAATAA
- a CDS encoding bifunctional diguanylate cyclase/phosphodiesterase produces MTVFNKIRGYVRSNSKEKNDINYYLNENYKINPFTESLRISIIYGVAGVLWIVLSDQVASIIVSNITDYKIVAMYKGWIYVIVTTLLILLLIQRRLTLFKKAIEKIYSNMDEINEANEELIVLEDELMEQNEQLKKSQNLLAISEQRYELAVEGADCGIWDWDIENGKYYFSDKWKYYLGYSKNEIENNFDAWVSLIHSSERESVVEKINEYISSQEGSYESVYRMKDKSGQYRWILSKGKAIWSETGRPIRIAGSHTDITVHIINENRLKFLAHYDSLTKLPNRLFFEEKVNEIIKCNSENNRFALIYMDVDNFKNINDTLGHETGDLLLKHISDILIKEIKEPSFAARLGGDEFAIIFRNIIDKDEVSNKIINLMKYLKKPWFYNKQKFFISYSIGIAFYPENGDTLSKLLKNADIAMYNIKKNSKDNLCFYTESMKEKETAYVEMVNDLMRAVENKEFKLVYQPIVDLSTYEIVAVEALIRWNHPQKGMISPMEFIHIAEETGLIFNIGRWAFETAINQKKEWENEGFHNILMSVNISGKRVASKNLIEYIIKVVTEAGIRFDEIQLEITETAIMQDIEISTEIFKKLREKGIKIALDDFGTGYSSITYLQKLPIDVVKVDKRFIESISKSKEDNIILETIIKLTHDLNLKLVAEGIETEEQLEFLKMRKCNFGQGYLFKKPVDKEEIKKMFIISELVHS; encoded by the coding sequence ATGACAGTATTTAACAAAATCAGGGGATATGTGAGAAGTAATTCTAAAGAGAAAAATGATATAAATTATTACCTAAATGAAAATTATAAAATAAATCCTTTTACAGAATCGCTAAGAATATCAATTATATATGGAGTAGCTGGAGTATTGTGGATAGTTTTATCTGATCAGGTAGCAAGTATTATAGTTTCAAATATTACAGATTATAAAATTGTCGCAATGTATAAGGGATGGATTTATGTAATAGTAACAACACTTTTAATTCTATTATTAATCCAGCGAAGATTAACGCTATTTAAAAAAGCTATTGAAAAAATTTATAGCAATATGGATGAAATTAATGAAGCAAATGAAGAACTTATAGTGCTTGAAGATGAATTAATGGAGCAAAACGAACAGTTGAAGAAAAGTCAAAACTTATTAGCAATTAGTGAGCAACGTTATGAATTAGCAGTAGAAGGTGCTGACTGTGGTATTTGGGATTGGGATATTGAAAATGGAAAGTACTATTTTTCAGATAAATGGAAGTATTACTTGGGATATAGTAAGAATGAAATAGAAAATAATTTTGATGCGTGGGTGTCACTTATTCACTCAAGTGAAAGAGAATCTGTTGTTGAAAAAATAAATGAGTATATTTCTTCACAAGAAGGTTCTTATGAAAGTGTATATAGGATGAAAGATAAGAGTGGACAATATCGATGGATACTAAGTAAAGGAAAAGCAATATGGTCAGAAACAGGAAGACCAATAAGGATTGCAGGTTCTCATACTGATATAACAGTACATATAATAAATGAAAATAGACTTAAGTTCTTAGCACACTATGATTCCTTAACAAAATTGCCAAATAGGTTGTTTTTTGAAGAAAAGGTTAATGAAATAATCAAGTGTAATAGTGAAAACAATAGGTTTGCATTAATATATATGGATGTTGATAATTTTAAAAATATTAATGATACATTAGGACATGAAACGGGAGATTTATTATTAAAACACATTTCGGATATATTAATAAAAGAAATTAAAGAACCAAGTTTTGCAGCGAGACTAGGGGGCGATGAATTCGCTATAATATTTAGAAATATTATAGATAAAGATGAAGTTAGTAATAAAATAATTAATTTAATGAAGTATTTAAAAAAACCATGGTTTTATAATAAACAAAAGTTTTTTATTTCATATAGTATTGGTATTGCCTTCTATCCTGAAAATGGGGATACATTATCTAAATTACTTAAAAATGCTGATATTGCTATGTATAATATAAAGAAAAATTCAAAGGATAATCTGTGCTTTTATACTGAATCAATGAAAGAAAAGGAGACAGCATATGTAGAGATGGTAAATGACTTGATGAGGGCTGTAGAAAATAAGGAGTTTAAGTTAGTTTATCAGCCTATTGTTGATTTAAGTACATATGAAATAGTTGCAGTTGAAGCATTAATTAGATGGAATCATCCCCAAAAAGGAATGATTTCTCCTATGGAATTTATACATATAGCCGAAGAAACCGGGCTTATATTTAATATTGGTAGGTGGGCCTTTGAAACTGCAATTAATCAAAAAAAAGAGTGGGAAAATGAGGGTTTTCATAATATATTAATGTCAGTAAATATTTCAGGGAAGAGAGTTGCTAGCAAGAATTTAATTGAATATATAATAAAAGTAGTAACTGAAGCTGGCATAAGATTTGATGAAATTCAGCTTGAGATTACTGAAACGGCAATAATGCAAGATATTGAAATATCTACTGAGATATTTAAGAAATTAAGGGAAAAAGGAATTAAAATTGCACTTGATGATTTTGGAACTGGATATTCATCAATTACCTATTTGCAGAAATTGCCTATTGATGTAGTGAAAGTAGATAAGCGGTTTATTGAATCAATCTCAAAATCTAAAGAAGATAATATAATATTGGAAACAATAATAAAGCTTACACATGACCTAAACCTCAAACTTGTAGCTGAGGGGATAGAAACAGAAGAACAGTTAGAATTTTTAAAAATGAGAAAATGCAACTTCGGTCAAGGATATTTATTTAAAAAGCCAGTTGATAAAGAGGAAATCAAAAAGATGTTCATTATTTCAGAACTAGTTCATAGCTGA
- a CDS encoding ROK family protein: MLQISNNTIRVKQINTQLIKNALKASSYGTKTTIAQATGLSIATCGNILNELLEKGEVLEIELEESNGGRPARRFVYNANYAYIACMYLRTEGKENSINYVITNLLGESIEEKKIIVKSINFELIDSIIEELIMRYENIMALGIGVPGVVHDGHIGVCDISELVNFPLGEKLKERYKIEVIIENDMNFTAFGFYKKQEYDEDKTVVYALFPKDNLPGAGIIIDGHMFKGITKFAGEISFLPFDMTREEQLVKLNNNRDFLKLVVKSITSIIAIINPETIVLSGDLFKGNELDEIYKECTKIIPKEHMANIFIKNNIHEDYMNGIVSVTLESLNYNIKLVERKL; this comes from the coding sequence ATGTTACAAATTTCTAATAATACAATTAGAGTAAAGCAAATAAATACTCAACTAATAAAAAATGCACTAAAAGCCTCAAGTTATGGAACAAAAACTACTATAGCTCAAGCCACTGGTCTTAGTATTGCAACCTGCGGAAATATTCTAAATGAACTTTTGGAGAAAGGTGAAGTACTTGAAATAGAATTAGAGGAGTCTAATGGTGGGCGTCCAGCAAGACGATTTGTATATAATGCTAATTATGCTTACATTGCATGTATGTATCTTAGAACTGAAGGTAAAGAAAATTCAATAAATTATGTAATAACAAATTTGCTAGGAGAGAGCATTGAAGAGAAAAAGATTATAGTAAAATCAATAAATTTCGAACTTATCGATTCTATCATTGAAGAATTGATTATGAGATATGAAAACATAATGGCTTTAGGAATAGGAGTACCTGGAGTAGTACATGATGGTCATATCGGAGTTTGTGATATCAGTGAATTAGTTAATTTCCCCCTTGGAGAAAAGTTGAAGGAAAGATATAAAATAGAAGTTATTATTGAAAATGATATGAATTTTACTGCTTTTGGTTTCTATAAAAAGCAGGAATATGACGAAGATAAAACTGTAGTTTATGCTCTTTTTCCGAAAGACAACTTACCTGGTGCAGGTATCATAATCGATGGACATATGTTTAAAGGTATTACCAAGTTTGCTGGCGAAATATCATTTCTGCCTTTTGATATGACAAGAGAAGAACAACTTGTAAAGTTAAATAATAATAGAGATTTTTTAAAGCTTGTAGTTAAGTCAATTACTTCAATCATTGCTATAATTAATCCTGAAACTATAGTATTAAGTGGTGACTTATTTAAAGGTAATGAGCTAGATGAGATTTACAAAGAATGCACAAAAATTATTCCAAAAGAACACATGGCTAATATTTTTATAAAAAATAATATACATGAAGATTATATGAATGGAATTGTTTCAGTTACGTTAGAAAGTTTAAATTATAATATTAAATTAGTTGAAAGAAAATTATAA
- a CDS encoding PHP domain-containing protein: MSYIDLHMHSNYSDDGEFSPKTIVDLCLEKNLKYFSIADHNSVKAISEAKKYCEDKNITLIPGIELDCTINGVNLHLLGYGVDYNNPIFNKIEEDIISQEQFASKKRMKLVRELGIDFSDEYINSISRNGVVNGEMIAEAAMEFDKYKKNPLLKPYYEKGERSDNPYVNFYWDYCSQGKPAYAEVKFISLKEAINIILECGGVPILAHPGNNVKEKEELLKEIIESGIRGMEVYSSYHNGKQVEFYKEKALKNNLILTCGSDFHGKTKPSIKLGSTECEGSEDEIIKGLRKFIKF; encoded by the coding sequence ATGAGTTATATAGACTTGCATATGCATTCAAATTACAGTGATGATGGTGAATTTTCACCTAAAACTATAGTGGATTTATGTTTAGAGAAGAATCTAAAATATTTTTCAATTGCAGATCATAATTCTGTTAAAGCAATAAGTGAAGCAAAAAAATATTGTGAGGATAAAAACATAACCTTAATTCCTGGAATAGAATTAGACTGCACTATTAATGGGGTTAATCTTCATTTATTAGGGTATGGAGTTGATTATAATAATCCAATATTTAATAAAATTGAGGAAGATATAATATCTCAAGAGCAATTTGCATCAAAAAAAAGAATGAAACTTGTTAGAGAACTTGGAATAGACTTTTCAGATGAATATATTAACTCTATTTCAAGAAATGGTGTTGTAAATGGAGAGATGATTGCTGAGGCTGCAATGGAATTTGATAAGTATAAGAAAAATCCATTGTTAAAACCTTATTATGAAAAAGGGGAAAGAAGTGATAATCCCTATGTTAATTTTTATTGGGATTACTGCTCTCAAGGTAAGCCTGCCTATGCAGAAGTTAAGTTTATAAGCCTAAAAGAAGCAATAAACATAATTTTAGAATGTGGGGGTGTACCTATACTTGCGCATCCAGGTAATAATGTTAAGGAAAAAGAGGAATTACTCAAGGAGATTATAGAAAGCGGAATACGAGGCATGGAAGTGTATAGTAGCTATCATAATGGAAAGCAGGTCGAGTTCTATAAAGAAAAAGCGTTAAAAAATAATTTAATATTAACATGTGGAAGTGATTTTCATGGAAAAACAAAGCCTAGCATTAAATTAGGAAGTACAGAATGTGAAGGTTCAGAAGATGAGATAATAAAAGGGTTAAGAAAATTTATAAAATTTTAG
- a CDS encoding sugar O-acetyltransferase: MNHKDRMLAGLPYKAWLDSLPEERMENKKKIYEYNQCHPEEKEKIDKLIREILGKTGDGINIEAPFHCDYGKNIEVGDNFFANYNCTILDVGKVVIGDNVQFAPNVSLYTAGHPIHPDSRNSGYEYGIGITIGNNVWLGGNVVVNPGVNIGNNVVIGSGSVVTKDMPDNVIAAGNPCKVIREITEDDRKYYYKQNEFDVDDYNV, encoded by the coding sequence ATGAATCATAAAGATAGAATGTTAGCAGGACTTCCCTATAAAGCCTGGTTAGACAGCTTGCCTGAAGAACGAATGGAAAATAAAAAGAAGATATATGAGTATAATCAATGTCACCCAGAAGAGAAAGAGAAAATTGATAAATTAATAAGAGAAATCCTTGGAAAAACTGGAGATGGTATTAATATTGAAGCGCCATTTCATTGTGATTATGGAAAGAATATTGAAGTTGGAGACAACTTTTTTGCAAATTATAATTGTACTATTTTAGATGTTGGAAAAGTCGTCATTGGAGATAATGTGCAATTTGCGCCAAATGTCTCTCTATATACTGCAGGACATCCAATACATCCTGATTCAAGAAATTCTGGATATGAATATGGAATAGGTATAACAATAGGCAATAATGTATGGCTCGGTGGAAATGTTGTAGTAAATCCAGGCGTTAACATAGGAAATAATGTTGTTATTGGGTCTGGAAGTGTAGTAACTAAAGATATGCCCGATAATGTAATTGCTGCAGGAAATCCATGTAAGGTAATTCGTGAAATTACAGAAGATGATCGTAAATATTACTATAAACAGAATGAATTTGATGTAGATGATTATAACGTGTAG